In Actinomycetota bacterium, the sequence GCCCAGCCGACTAGTACCGAGTCGCTGCCGACGAGCATGGCGATATTGGGCATGAACGACATCATCTGCATCATCATCCCGAAGACCATCCCGCCGACGACGCCACCAGCAAGGCCACCGATGGCGCCTCGCGTGATCGCCTCTGTCGAGGTCCGGTTCTGTGTCTTGCTTGCCACCGATGTAGCCATCTGCATTCCTTTCGCATACGCGCCGCATCTCGACGCTTGCCTCAAGGTAGGAGCGGGTGCCGCATGAGTTCTGTGTGCTGGCTTACGTTCAAGGAACTGCTTGCACGCCGCGGATTCCTCGACGCGAACGACGTATGCGACCTACCATCGCAGCATGACCTCGACGCTGTATCTCAGTTCCAGTGGACTTGCGGACGACCGCAAGGTACTGGCGGCGACCTCGGACAACGCCCGGGCTCTGGTTGTGCTCAATGCTCTCGACGGATCCAGCGCCCAGCGCCAGGAAGTCTTCGATGTCGAAGCAGCCGGACTGGCAGCGCTGGGGTACTCATGCCGGGAACTCGATCTCCGAGAGCATTTCGGCGATCCGGGTAATCTCGCCGACGCGCTCGCTCAGTCACAGCTTGTCTGGGTGGCTGGCGGCAACACCTTCGTGCTCGCCCGAGCCACGGCGCAGGCCGGATTCGACAACGCCCTGCGACAGGTGCGAGATGACCAGGATCTGGCCTACGGCGGCTATTCAGCCGGCGCCTGCCTAGCCGGCCCAGATCTGGCCGGCATCGACCTCATGGACGACCCGCATTTCCTCCCCGATGGCTACAACGCCGCGGAGGCCCCACGCACCCTGCGACTCATCGATGAGCGCATAGTGCCTCACTGGAAGTCGAAGTCACCTGAATCCTCCGGCGCGTCCCTCGCCGCAAAGTTCCTGAAGAAGGCACGCCTGCAGTTCCGCTGCCTCAAAGACGGCGAAACCTACGTCGTTGGAGGGAACACCGCGAACTCCGACGCAGACGAACTCGCCATGCGCATGGCGACGATGCCGCACCTGCACTGCTGACGCCACCGCCATTTCACTGGACGCACACGTCGAGTCTTGTCGACAGACCAGCACAACTGGGAGAAGGTGAATCATGCAGATTCCCAAGCCAAGCGACGAGGCGAAGGCCCAGTTCCGCGCGCTGATCCCTGCTGCACCAGGTGTTGAAGTCAAGGCGATGTTCGGAAATCTCGGCGCATTCGTCAACGGCAACATGTTCGCCGGCCTGTTTGGCGACAGCCTCGGCGTCAAGCTCCTCGACCTGTCAAGTCGAGACGAACTCACAGCTATTGAAGGCACCGGCCCATACGGCCCAGTGGAGCGCCCGATGGGCGGATACATCGCGCTTCCCACCGACTGGGCTTCGACCCTGTCAGCAACCGCATCATGGGTTGAACGCGCGATGCTGGAAGTCAGCGCACTGCCACCGAAAAAGGCCAAAGCTAGAAAGTGACCGCGGCTATATGCGCGG encodes:
- a CDS encoding Type 1 glutamine amidotransferase-like domain-containing protein; translation: MTSTLYLSSSGLADDRKVLAATSDNARALVVLNALDGSSAQRQEVFDVEAAGLAALGYSCRELDLREHFGDPGNLADALAQSQLVWVAGGNTFVLARATAQAGFDNALRQVRDDQDLAYGGYSAGACLAGPDLAGIDLMDDPHFLPDGYNAAEAPRTLRLIDERIVPHWKSKSPESSGASLAAKFLKKARLQFRCLKDGETYVVGGNTANSDADELAMRMATMPHLHC
- a CDS encoding TfoX/Sxy family protein, giving the protein MQIPKPSDEAKAQFRALIPAAPGVEVKAMFGNLGAFVNGNMFAGLFGDSLGVKLLDLSSRDELTAIEGTGPYGPVERPMGGYIALPTDWASTLSATASWVERAMLEVSALPPKKAKARK